The following is a genomic window from Saprospiraceae bacterium.
GTGACGTTGCTGTGGGCGAGCATCTGTGTGGCAGACATCTTGCCCCATTGAGGTTCGGTGTTTGGAGTCAGTTTGTTGATTCTTTCAATGAAGTCATTGACATCCTGAGTTGAAAATACATTTTGCATGGTGGTGTGATTTGAATATTCAAATGATGAACACAAAGATAAACTGTTTTCGTGAATCAGGAATAAAATCCAGACAATCGTGTGCATAACAAATTGCACTTTTTTATATTTTTCTTGATTTTCGGTGAAACCTGTTGGAATTGGGCTGGTCGTCTCAAGCGTGGCTTGACAGGCTCTTGAGGGATTGAGGGTAGCGGGGAAGAAATTACTAATTTGTGAAATTTGTTATACACACCAGACGATCAGTTTTTAAAACATATTTCACTTTTTTGATAAAACTATAATTGAACAACACCACATTAAAGGTGCAAGTATATCTATTAGAAGTATTGTGCAGGTTTCCCTTCCAGGGAATGAGATTGGCTGACAAGGCATGCAGGCAGGGTACAGAAGGGCACAAGCAATTTTGAGCCATTTGTTATACACCCAGACAATCATGATTATAAAAAAAAACAATATATTATACCTTGAGACTATAACAAAGATCTTTGCTAAGATACTGCTTAATTATACATTATAAAAAATATTAAATTAAATAATTGTATTATATTAATTATTGGTTCAACTTGTAAGTATAGAATCAATATTATATTTATATATATATATTATCAATTATTTTTCAAAATATCATGCATATATATCGTTATAATATAAAATACATATATATTTGTATAATATTTAATTCCAACCTTACCATTTTGCTGGTTTCCTTATATCAGCCTAATTCCTGAGAAAACAGTACTTTATAATCAAATAATATACCATGTGTAATATATTTGATTACATAATTTAATAGATTAAAAAATAATTATATATATTTTGAATATTTTTTGGTAAAAAGTGGGAGGAAGTGGGAATCGATACTATCTTTGCCTTATCAACCAACATAAAGAGTGAAACAATATCAGTTCACCGGAGAATTTGAATGCAGACTTGATGCCAAAGGAAGGCTTAAATTGCCAGCAGCAATTATTAAGCAGATCGGAGGCGACGGAAATCTCAGGTTTACAATCAATCGTGGATTTGAAAAACACCTTATGTTGTATCCCAATGACGTTTGGGAAATGAAGACGAATGAGATTAATCAACTCAACATTTACAGTACACAACAAAGACAGGCGATCAGGTATTTTTATCGCGGAGCGACAGAGCTGGAGATGGATGCTGCAGAGCGTCTCAATCTACCGGGCAGTCTGATGGAGTATGCAGGTATTGACAAGGATGTCGTGCTTTTTGCATATCAGAATCAGATTGAAATCTGGGCCAAAGACAAATATGATGAAATGCTCGATAATGAGCCTGATGAGTTTGGAAGTATTGCGGAAGCTATCTTCGGAGGAATTAAACCATTAAATGGCCTCAACGATGACGCTCCATGAGTACTTATCATGTATCTGTATTGCTAAACGAAAGTATTGAACATCTTAATATCCGGCCAGACGAAAATTATGTCGATTTGACATTTGGAGCCGGAGGACATTCCAGATCGATTTTAAATGTGCTAAGTGCCAAAGGGCATTTGTATGGCTTTGACCAGGACGTGGACGCTGCTGCCAATGTGATTCAAGACCCCCGATTTACACTCATTGAAGCCAATTTCAGGTATATCAGAAGATTTCTGAGACTTGAAGGTATATATGAAGTAAGTGGAATTCTTGCTGATCTCGGCGTATCATCACATCAGTTGGATGCTGCGGTAAGGGGATTTTCTTACAGATTTGATGCTCCGTTGGATATGCGAATGAACAAGGAAGCAGATTTTTCTGCCCAGGATTTACTGATGACTTACGATGAAGAAGATTTGGTTAGGGTATTGAGCGATTACGGTGAAG
Proteins encoded in this region:
- the mraZ gene encoding division/cell wall cluster transcriptional repressor MraZ, whose translation is MKQYQFTGEFECRLDAKGRLKLPAAIIKQIGGDGNLRFTINRGFEKHLMLYPNDVWEMKTNEINQLNIYSTQQRQAIRYFYRGATELEMDAAERLNLPGSLMEYAGIDKDVVLFAYQNQIEIWAKDKYDEMLDNEPDEFGSIAEAIFGGIKPLNGLNDDAP
- the rsmH gene encoding 16S rRNA (cytosine(1402)-N(4))-methyltransferase RsmH; the protein is MSTYHVSVLLNESIEHLNIRPDENYVDLTFGAGGHSRSILNVLSAKGHLYGFDQDVDAAANVIQDPRFTLIEANFRYIRRFLRLEGIYEVSGILADLGVSSHQLDAAVRGFSYRFDAPLDMRMNKEADFSAQDLLMTYDEEDLVRVLSDYGEVRNAKTLAKALVTGRKLVALKSTFDLNRILDQQLMGPRMKYFSQVYQALRMEVNDEIGALKEMLIEGTRVLKPGGRFVVITFHSIEDRVVKNYFKTGNFEGVVEKDEFGNIYRPFRLVNKNVIMAGKEEQKVNPRSRSSKLRAAEKVDE